The sequence TTAATTTATGACCAAATTAGGGAAAAAGGTATTGAAAGTCTCAAAAAACTCACAATAGGGTAACATAAGTTTCATTTAAAAGGACTGATTATTTAAATTTGTTCGTAAAATGGTAACATACAATGAAAAGCTCCATGTACATAACCATAAGAACTTACTTTAAAGAGTATTATTGAACTTATGGTCCTTTTAACGTGCGAATAAAAGTAAGTTTATAGGAACTTTTTTAACGTTTTTGTAGATTTTACTGTTGATTTATTGGTTGGCTTAGCTTGCTTAATTGTAAATTTGAGTGCGAGAATTGTCATTTTACTTTTCTCTTTTGCCATCTTACAACACTAGTAGTTGTGGTAAGTATCACTTGTTGGACTATGAAATTGATTTTTGAGGTTCTGCATAAAAAAGTTACTATGCGTCTATAATCTATATATTAGGAAGCTATATTTCAAGGCTGTTGAATCATGTGAACACTTAAAGAAGCTTACTTTTATTGCTGCTACTAAACTGTCTATAAATCTTATGGCAGTGTTGTAAAAAAGCCGATTACTcgacgattaatctccgattaatcacttttaagagcaatccgttctgattttcaaaaatccgtttaattaaacggtcaacgtcaattgatgggtcaaaatcgaatttaatAACCAAAGTCGGTCGAAGTCAAAAATGGTtaccattttaacatgaatttaaactagaactttataattttggagcaaaatgaacaattttatacaattatgttaaagtttatttttatatttataattttattttctaaatttacaCATATagttttttaaatttaatatttcaATGTATAaactacaatccgattaatccccgaattgccgattaatctttcgaaagtcccgaccgattaatctccgaatagcgaattttgcaaccttgcttatGGATACTTGTTAGTTGTTACACTTATATTTGCAAACATTGTATCTGGATCTGATCTTGTTATTTCGTAGCTTAAACTAAGCATAGAAAATTGTCTTaataacataaaaatcataaacatTTTCTTCTTGCTGATTTTAAATTCTCCTTTTTACAGGGTAATCTGTTTGAAGTAGGACCTAATGACCGATAGTTAGATTCATTTTCATTATTAGACTTGATATAATCTTAAGAGAATTACAATGTATGTACCGGCATCAAGTTTGTCGTCACTGTATAAATTACATCATTTTCTTAATATTATGTGCTAAATTAACGATTACTTGATGATATGGAATTATGATTCATGCAACCAGTTATTCTAGTATTGTCACCAATATTTACAAAACCATCCAAAGTGAACACATATACGCATTCTTTGAGTCTCTGTAGATAGTTTAGATATACTCTTTGCTCGGCGATTGTTAAAATTATTCTTTTTACCCGTATCCGTAATTTTTTGGGTTTTTGGGAGATAGAATCATGTTAGTAAACGTCGATGTCGATAAATGTAAATTGGGTAGAaggtttgttattattatttgaagCATCTCTGTTTCTGGATGCTCTATTTCAAGGCTCATCGTGAACAATCAAACCAATGGTTGTCCCACATTATGAATAGGATTTAGTGAGCGCTTTCCTGACACAAGACTACCTTGATTTGAGAAGTAAACGTCGTATAcggatatatataaattttataaacttTTGTTAACAATTTCTAACAGAATTTCGATCCACAGTCTCTACACTCTCTAGAATTATTACTACATTTGACATTTATGCAAAGTTGCGTATACACATAACTTAGGTTTCGTTTGTTTCTCGGTctgcagaccttattatgtcttatgccCGCGAGACGTTTTACACTTATACTGCAGAttgtttgtttttctgaagacttAAGATAAACTAATATTCTGTCTGCAATCTCGCAGACTTATGTGCTTCAAGTGTTAAgattaagttattttgcagacataaaaatAAGCATGGTCCGAAGATcctcagacaaaaacatcttaaaaaacaaacaacacAGAGTTGCTTGTCCAGTTGTGcttaattttatgatatatttggAAAGACTAAAGTCTTAAACTCAAACGAATCTGGAGCAGTGTTGtagaactcggaattactcggcAAGTACTCGGTTTTTTCAACTCGGCGAGTACTCGGTCAAACTGGGCCAAAACTCGTGATTACTCGAAAATtgttaaaacttggtcaaagtcaaacttggtcaacatccgagtactcttGAGTCTTGAGTACTCCCCGAGTTGCTGAGTACTACCTAAAAATTCTTGACCGAGTTCTACTCGGCCCGAGTAGAGATTGTTGCAACCTTGATTTGGAGTTTATATTCCACTGTATAAAACACACACTTGGGTTATTTTAACACTAGTAATCTAGTGGATACTTACGAGATCTTTGTTCAGTAGAATATGTATTTTGGGTACGGTGACATTCTAAAATTTTGATATTTATATGTGCAGGGGAATGATGTAGGAACACAATACCGATCTGGGATATATTTCTACACACCTGAACAAGAGAAAGCAGCTTTAGAGTCAAAGGAGAGACACCAGAAAAAATTGAACCGAACAATCGTAACAGAGATTCTTCCTGCAAAGAAGTTCTATAGGGCGGAAGAGTACCATCAGCAGTATCTTGCAAAAGGCGGTCGATCTGGGTATAAACAATCTGCCGAGAAAGGTTGCAATGACCCTATTCGTTGCTACGGCTAAGTTTGTGTATTTGTACCCGTATACTTCAGTCATAATAATGTATAATGGTTTTCTTATGTGTAATTGCTTTGTGGGTTGTATGTTAAGAGCTTTATTAGTTTATATAATTTGCTCTGCAAGACCTTTCGTAAAAGATGAATCGACACCCGCATCACCCAAAGGCCTCGATTGACCCAAGACAGCCAAGGTGGAGTTGGTAGCATCATCATCAACATGCACTAAATAAACACCATCAAAAGGTTTAATCGACTCCGAGATGAGAAGCACAACCCGATTCACATGTGCTATCATCTCCGAGGGGAAACCGTCATCAATAACCACTCTAAAGAAAGTAGACCCTTTTAACTCCTCAACCGAAGCCCAAAAAACACTTGTTAACCGTGTCATCTGTTGTAGCTTCCACAGCCATGAATACAACCTGGAATAGCCGTctcaaaaaattaaaataaaaaattgcCAGTTCGCCTCGTGCATAACCTTGCCAAATACGCTAGCCACGTCTTTAATGTTATCTTCCGAAGTGAAAAGAATAAAAAGGGCAAGAACAAATTCAAGTGTTCCGATGACGATACTACAGTTCGAGTTAGTCAAGTGGCAGGATATCAATCAACAACGAATATACAATATATtagaaataaaagatattaaaaatgGACACTAAaattaattcattcataatttcacAGTCTAATTACGACTTTCAAATTTACAATGAAAAATCATGTCATCACACCACTTAGACCATGGATTACACTAACTTTTGTGCCTTTATCCACGCCTATGTGGCATGACAAACGTCTGTAGTGAGATGTTTGTTGGAATTTTTTTTGAGCATTTGTCAAAGACAACGGAGAAAATCATGAtcgttttttaattttaattttaattttaattttttttcataTTATTTAACCACTTTTTAAACCCAAATTCTAATTATATTTTGCTACATCACCTCCGACACTCCTCATCGACCTTCCTCAGACCTAAAGTTAAAACAAGCCAGCCGCATAAGAAAGAAATAAAACATTTATCTACTCTCGTCAACATCACCATTTCTAACCCTTAACCCTTGAATTCCATCTAAAGTTATCTTCTACACATCGCGTTGCGGGGCAGTGGGGATGAGGTTTTACTGTCCATGGTTTCAGATTTGACAGGATTTACTCTTGGGCAACAGTTGATGACAATTTATGCAATTGTCGAAGATCAACGTGTGAGGGATTTAGTTCATGAGAAAATCAAACTGCTGTTAAAAGAAAACATCATTTACTGAAAAGGAAAAGCACTTAAACGAGCCTTGAAAACAGTGGAGAATGGATGCACTAATGGCTTCATACGGTGATACTTCCTCCGATTCGGAATCAGATTCTCAACAGCCGGTTAGCGACAACGTCCAATCATTTCCGGCAGCCGTTCTTCCTCCACCGCCGATCGATCTTCTCAATCCTCCCAATTCACTCGGTAACTCCCATATAAACCCTAACAAGTAACATACTTTCATACATAGATACACATTTAGTAATTGATATTTTATTAATCTACACAGCAACAGTTGATTACTTGGAGTGTAATACAGCTAGTAGAATTCGAAGCTTCCCTCATATTCATGGCAATTACGCTTTACATGTTTACATTCCAGGTTTAAttcgtatatatattttttatctctGTTATCTGCTTGCACTATTTTTCATTTGCTTCATTTGTTCGTGCTCTTACATTTTTTGGTACTAATTCTGCGTTGTTTGAAATGTGTAATGTGATAACTGatcattataaaatatataagactACATTACTTTTGAATCTGTCTTTTAATTGAACTCAGTTTTGTTTCTAACCTTTAAGTTGAATAATTCAACTGTTTGATAGGTGGCTGTCTGAATGTATTTTCGCCAGTGGGATATTACTTGTTTGCtacgctattttttttttttttttttttttttttgccacacTATATGTGTTGTATTGCTACACTATTTGTGTTGTTTTTGCTTGTTTCAGATTTTATATCTGTAATTTTGATAGAACTGATTGTTTCAGTAATCTTAATTTGTGGATGTGACAGTCATTATACCATCTGAAAGAAAGAAGGAGCTGGCTCAGTTTTTGAAAAAAGCCACGGCGCTTGTACCAGGTCTTCATGTTGTGGATATCGATGTTCCGTTACATGCACTGGTAAAAGATGAAGAGAAGCTAATACAAGCTGCACTCGGTAGGGAATTTCACATAAGTCTTGGAAGAACTGTACCCATACGTGTGCATCAAATAGACTCGGTGGTTGCAATGCTACGTCAGAGGCTTCAATTTCAGAAACGGTTTGAACATACCCCTTATCATACAAAACAATATTAACTTGAGGTAGTTAGATCATTTAACTTAGATGGGCATGTTAGCTAACAGTTCATAATAGTTATTATGGGTCAAAATTAAAATTGTCTTCGCGTGGTCAGGTTGACCCACAAACATTTGGTTTTCCTTTTGTAAATTAATATGTTAATAACTTAAACAAAACCAATGTTTCTTACTGCAATGACGATGATTTTAATAGGTTGTATTAGTTATAAATAGATTTAATAGAGTTTGGGACTTTAGGTGGCTTTCAACCCGTTAGGACCCATTTGACATTATGctagtttttattaaaaaaaaagttCACGCATGAAATAAGACATAACCTATACAGACACATTCATAAGTGAGTTAAAATTGCCTCCTATACATTTGATCTTCTTTAAACCTCTGTTTTGGATTTTGTTCATCACTCCATCTTTCAATTTCGTATTTGATATCGATGGAAACAGGTTTCTGATCGACTTTAATAAGTGGGAGGTTTTTGTGAATGATGATCAGACACGCACATTTCTTTCAATCGAAAATTTAACGGGAGGCTTAGTTGAGGTATGTTGTTTCCTTCTTTTTTTGTCATTGTTTGATACTATTATCTACACTAGAACCTAACTGGTGTAGTAAGAAGATGTGACCCTTACTCGCAATGCACTGTTGTATTCAGATAACGAAACAGATTCAATCAGTCAATGATGTTTATAAGCTGCACAATCTTCCTGAATTCTACAAGGTTAGTGTTCAGTTTGATGCTAGCTGTATGCTTGTTAAGCTTCTTACTTATTCCCCGCGTCAGAAACGTAACATTAATTCATACAACAGGTGGTAATTTTAACTAATTTCCAAGATAAATGCATCGATTTGGGTTGTTTGTTAATTAAAACTTCAGAACCGCATAACCtccaaattattaattattaaaagatTTAGAttatttttgtgtatatataattcATCCGTAATGATAATCATCGCTTTAACTATTTTTTCGAATAAAATAAAAATGTTCAAAAGATAATTACGGGTCAACCCAACCGACCCGTCTCATTTCAGTGCATATAAAATGGTCTGTTAGTCGACTCACCCTTCTTGCCACTACTTGGTACCTATTTCCGTCTAGCGGCAAACGAGTACCAGTACAACACTAGAACTACTTATCGTGATGGGGTGGATTGCCAATTGATATTTACCTTGGGGAcggatccctgcagacccggttcacggcCAGAATGCTGTGGGGTGGCTTTATCAATCTCGTGGAGCCAAACTACGAGTTGGTCCGTCTAGCGCTCTGCGGCTAAGTATTGACGttctagagagagaaagaactatgtgagagagaaagtgtgttcTCTTTCACAAGTCCAGTTGTTTTTAAAGTGATGTCCCAAGCGGCCTATTTATAGGCATGAGTGCTCCCTAATATTCGGAGACACGTGTTATGTTGCTATTGATTAATTTTATGCGAAGATTGCTTAACCGACTTTATGCTAATTAATGACGTGGCATGTGTGCTGCTCACGTGCTCATtttagggcttaagcatagaaagtTGGCTTCAGGGCTTACACAAAACGTTGGGCGGCCTGTTGTATGACTTATTTGTTATTCTTGACGGAAAACGCTAAGCGGATAAATATTAAAAATGATCTTAATAATATTTTCCTATGTTTTAAGTGTTTCCTTCGTATATAAATGATGATTTTATTCGTGTAAACAATAGGATACACAATTACCACTTCTAATGCTTAATGTCAAAGCAACTAGTTCTAGCTTCTAACTTGATTAATTCTACTTTGAATAAGTTTGAATTTATAATTTATTTTTGTTTCACTTTTAGAGGTAAATGAAATCTGCTTCTCATACAGTCTTTCGCACGTTATTTATCAATAAAAAGGAAATTATGTAACAGGATCCACGACCTCATATATCTATAGCCTGGGCGGTAGGTGACATCAACCAATCTTTAAAGAGAGCAGTTGGAGGAGAAATGAAGAAATATGTTAATGTTGGAGGATCGTCAACCAGAAGTATGTTTACCTGCAGATTCGGTAACATCGTATGTAAAATTGGCAATAAAACTTATAATATATGTGGATCTCCAGGACAATGAACACTTAAATTATAATGCACATAACTTGAGAACCAAGTGGAGTGGTAAAAAAAATTTCTCCTCCATGTAATATTAGcatctatctatatatatctatataaatgtATTATATTTCGACAATGAGATTTATTTGGTTTtgcagcatatagtatttgatgcATTTTTTGATAATGATGGATATATTTAGTAGGTACTATTGGGAATCTACCCACCTGATACCTCTTAGGAGTTAGGAAGAGTTATTAGGGTTATCCATTTCATTGATGTATAGATTAACATCAAGAACAACCATTTTTCACTTAATTTTAAGCTAAATTTGATCTCTATCATGAAAGTTCGCATTTACCAGTGGTAGTATTCAGTTCATTTGATCATCCTATATCCAGTTTTTCTTATTTTCGTTAAATATTTATTGCAATAGTTTAGTTATGGTTACAAAAACAATATTAGTTCCATTACCACATAAATCTATTAGTGATTTAGGAGGTTATATGAGTAAATATACActgaaaagtatataaaaatatagaCTTAATTACACGGATGGTCACTGTGGATTGTCAAATCTTGCAACTTTAGTCACTATAATTTTTTTCTTGCAAAAATAGTCACTGTAGTTTCAAATTCTTACACGTTTAGTCACTAATGCTAACAGACGTTAGTTTAGTTCGTTAAATTGCAATCACGTGGgcagcatgtgagggtattttggtCCTTTAACTTATTCATTTTACCCTTTCTAGTTTAATCAAATTTTTGTGTTAGTTGCCATCACCACAACAACACAGTTAGTGTATCAACGATGGACTTATCTTTGGGTCTTGTTTATTATCAATGGGTTTTTCACCATCTATATTCTCAAAATCATATTGGTGGGTTTGGATCTAAACTCAAAAACAcccaaaaaaaaaagagaaaaaaaaaacacatatgcaaATTGCAGATTTACTAGTTCTCCCTCTTCTCTCTTCTGATAAACACCTATTTGGCTATTTCATCTTCCCAATATCAAAACATACTTAAACCTTAAAAACCAAAATCAAATTAAAAAACATCAACAATTAACCCTAGCATTGACGAATAAACAAGGTAGCGACGAGGGTGGTTGTGCGATTCAGACTCACGGCAACGGCGGCGGCAAATGCGGTTGTGCGGAGATAAAAGAAGGTAGCGACTAAGGCTAAAACATCTATGTTGGTAACTCCTCTTCCAGATATTGTTAACCGAACTGCTACGTACAAGATCTGAAATCGAAATCCTAGGATTTTGGATCTGAAAATTCGAGGGTtttgaaatattttacgggttaaaAGAGACGAAGAAGTTTCTATGGTGAATGTAAGATTAAAGTTCTATGGATCTGTATACAAATGTCATATATGAGCTATAAAGAATTACGTGGGAGTGATGTTAAGTTTTGAGTGGATTTGAATAAGTTTGAGATATTATCTTCCAATTTTTGTTTATGAAGTAAAAAAGAAAGGTTTTGTAAAAAAGAAGTAGGTGAAGAAAAAAAAAGTATGTAGATGGTGGTGAAGAAGAAGATAAAATGACGAAATTACCCATCAAGTGAGCAGCACATGACCAATTCAAACGGATTAAACTAACGTCTGTCAGCATGGGTGACTAAAAGTGTAAAATTTTGAAACCATGGTGACTATTTGTGCAAGAAAAAAATCATAGTGACTAAACTTGCAAGATTTGACAAACCACAGTGATCATTCGTGTAATTAAGTCAAAAATATATTCCTGGTCAATAGTAAATTCTTTTAGCTATTTTTTACTGTTTTTTACTTGACCAGTTATCGATAAAACACATAGTTCCATCATGAAGTAACGGGGTCACGGGCGGAGCCAAAGTGATGCAAATGGGGTATCAGATGACCCCAGTCCAAATTCAAGCCCAGCtagcaatttattattatttttctaataTAAGCCCAAAATTATATTGGTTGCCCCCAGTCCAAAATCAATCACTTAAATACTACGTGCTTTAAAAGTTAAAAGTGGATCTTCACTTCTTTTACTTTTTAGGCTTGTTCTATACGCCTTTACATTTGAATCAACATATGTGTTTAATCTTGTATTTGTAATTTTATATAAATTTGAAGAGACTTTATGTTACCTATAATTTATAATTGTTTATATTTGAATAAGATTATGTTTAATTGTTTGTTCATTGATACATGTTTAATCGAACCGTTCTTTAAATACTTGAATAGGCTTGAAGTTAACCGATTATTTTGAATACTTGAACAACCATTATATTTATGTAAATAGTTAAGAATTGCTATAAATCTGCTATTTTATTGTCGTTTTTCTTAAAAGAATTTGCCCCCAGTGATGTGaaatcctggatccgccactgaACGGGGTTAAAATTGTCTCCTCTACCTTCACCTTGAAAAAATTACTCTGCTTTAATTGAGAAAATCACAGCTCCTTTAATTATAGCACCAGTTCCACAGCAAGCCTTGCTGCAAAACTGATTGTCAAGTATTACTCATTATTATCGAACTTCGTATATATGGTTTCTAAGAGTATATTAAATCTACGTATGATACGGTTTGAGTTTGAAGAGTTCATGCACACGTCCCACAAACAGTTAACCATTTTAGTTATCAAATTAATTAGCTAGTAGTAGttgcaataataataaatatgaaatgTTCGTGTCTTAGCATGCCACCCATGATCCTAATTGCGGCACGTATGCATCACTCCATGTTCACATCATGTATTTACTTTTCATTCGTGTAGTTTGGTTTAGTACAGTAGCATAGTTACTATCAG comes from Rutidosis leptorrhynchoides isolate AG116_Rl617_1_P2 chromosome 4, CSIRO_AGI_Rlap_v1, whole genome shotgun sequence and encodes:
- the LOC139839943 gene encoding uncharacterized protein, which gives rise to MDALMASYGDTSSDSESDSQQPVSDNVQSFPAAVLPPPPIDLLNPPNSLATVDYLECNTASRIRSFPHIHGNYALHVYIPVIIPSERKKELAQFLKKATALVPGLHVVDIDVPLHALVKDEEKLIQAALGREFHISLGRTVPIRVHQIDSVVAMLRQRLQFQKRFLIDFNKWEVFVNDDQTRTFLSIENLTGGLVEITKQIQSVNDVYKLHNLPEFYKDPRPHISIAWAVGDINQSLKRAVGGEMKKYVNVGGSSTRSMFTCRFGNIVCKIGNKTYNICGSPGQ